One window of Myxococcus xanthus genomic DNA carries:
- the kdpA gene encoding potassium-transporting ATPase subunit KdpA, producing MSFIGWSQILLFFALVLAVTKPLGAYLFRVLEGDTRPLPRVLGPLERLLLRLCGAADRHEQTWVAYASSLLAFSLFSVLIVYGLQRVQHLLPLNPQGLGAVGPELAFNTAVSFTANTNWQSYAGESTLSYLTQMVALAWQNFVSAAAGIGVALALARGFTRRPGPDGQKTLGNFWVDVMNATLYVLLPLSLLYALFLVSQGVLQNFAPYAQVVTLEGASQTLAQGPVASQEAIKTLGTNGGGFFNANSAHPFENPTPFTNLVQMLSIFAIPAALTYTYGKMAGDTRQGWALLSAMSVLFLVGVAAVYAAESQANPALSVAGQVAQAGNMEGKEVRYGIAASSLFAAVTTAASCGAVNAMHDSFTPLGGLVPMVNMQLGEVVFGGVGAGLYGILVMVVLSVFIAGLMVGRTPEYLGKKIEAREMKLAMLYVLVFPLFTLGFSGLAAVLPQGVSSLNNAGPHGLSEILYAYTSGTANNGSAFAGLNANTPFWNITLGVAMLGGRFLMMVPALAIAGSMVGKKVVPAGPGTFPTHGVLFTGLLVSVIVIVGALTFFPALSLSPIVEHFLAGAGKRY from the coding sequence ATGTCCTTCATCGGTTGGTCGCAAATCCTGTTGTTCTTCGCCTTGGTGCTGGCGGTGACGAAGCCGCTGGGGGCCTATCTCTTCCGTGTCCTCGAAGGGGACACCCGTCCGCTGCCGCGCGTGCTGGGCCCCTTGGAGCGCCTGCTGCTGCGCCTGTGCGGCGCGGCGGACCGGCACGAACAGACGTGGGTGGCCTACGCGAGCTCGCTGCTGGCGTTCAGCCTCTTCAGCGTCCTCATCGTCTACGGCCTCCAGCGCGTGCAGCACCTGCTGCCGCTCAATCCGCAAGGGCTGGGAGCGGTGGGGCCGGAGCTGGCTTTCAACACCGCCGTCAGCTTCACCGCGAACACCAACTGGCAGTCGTACGCGGGTGAGTCCACGCTCAGCTACCTCACGCAGATGGTGGCGCTGGCGTGGCAGAACTTTGTCTCCGCCGCCGCGGGCATCGGTGTCGCGCTGGCGCTGGCGCGTGGTTTCACCCGCCGGCCCGGTCCGGACGGACAGAAGACGTTGGGCAACTTCTGGGTGGATGTGATGAACGCCACCCTCTACGTGTTGCTGCCGCTGAGTCTGCTCTACGCGCTCTTCCTGGTGTCGCAGGGCGTGCTCCAGAACTTCGCGCCCTATGCGCAGGTCGTGACGCTGGAGGGCGCGAGTCAGACGCTGGCGCAGGGACCGGTGGCCTCGCAGGAAGCCATCAAGACGCTGGGCACCAATGGCGGCGGCTTCTTCAACGCCAACAGCGCGCACCCCTTCGAGAACCCCACGCCCTTCACCAACCTGGTGCAGATGCTGTCCATCTTCGCCATCCCCGCGGCCCTCACGTACACCTACGGGAAGATGGCGGGAGACACCCGGCAAGGCTGGGCCCTGCTCTCGGCGATGTCCGTCCTCTTCCTCGTAGGCGTGGCCGCGGTGTACGCGGCGGAGTCCCAGGCCAACCCGGCGTTGAGTGTCGCGGGGCAGGTGGCGCAGGCGGGAAACATGGAGGGCAAGGAGGTGCGCTACGGCATCGCGGCCTCCTCGCTCTTCGCCGCCGTCACCACCGCGGCCTCGTGCGGCGCGGTGAACGCGATGCACGACAGCTTCACGCCCCTGGGCGGCCTGGTGCCCATGGTCAACATGCAACTGGGCGAGGTCGTCTTCGGCGGCGTGGGCGCGGGCCTCTACGGCATCCTCGTCATGGTGGTGCTCAGCGTCTTCATCGCCGGGCTGATGGTGGGCCGCACGCCCGAATACCTCGGCAAGAAAATCGAGGCGCGGGAGATGAAGCTCGCGATGTTGTACGTGCTCGTCTTCCCGCTCTTCACGCTGGGCTTCAGCGGGCTGGCGGCCGTGCTGCCGCAGGGCGTGTCCTCGCTCAACAACGCGGGGCCGCACGGCCTGTCCGAAATCCTCTACGCGTACACCAGCGGCACGGCGAACAACGGCAGCGCCTTCGCGGGCCTCAACGCCAACACGCCCTTCTGGAACATCACCCTGGGCGTGGCGATGCTCGGCGGGCGCTTCCTGATGATGGTGCCCGCGCTGGCCATCGCAGGCTCCATGGTGGGCAAGAAGGTGGTGCCAGCGGGCCCGGGCACCTTCCCCACGCACGGCGTGCTCTTCACCGGTCTGCTGGTGAGCGTGATTGTCATCGTCGGCGCGCTCACGTTCTTCCCCGCCCTCTCCTTGAGCCCCATCGTCGAGCACTTCCTCGCCGGGGCTGGAAAGCGCTACTGA
- the kdpF gene encoding K(+)-transporting ATPase subunit F, with amino-acid sequence MTFEYAAGAVLSVLLGAYLIYALLRPARF; translated from the coding sequence ATGACTTTCGAATATGCCGCTGGCGCCGTCCTGTCCGTGCTGCTCGGTGCCTACCTCATCTACGCGCTGCTTCGCCCGGCGCGCTTCTAG
- a CDS encoding outer membrane beta-barrel protein: MLASPLPSLVSSLLLSQAPSPEPSPDAEAPGLLSRLEVEGGVDVYFGYNTNRPADGASFIPGTGTTARRDNEVSINLASLGVSLAPEPVGFKVLLGFGTGIEVLHQAEPEGPAIGPEVWRHLQQATVSYATGPLTLEAGVYPSHIGLESFQSRLNWNYTRSWMGELSPYYQSGLKSTWAFDDAWSAQLHLLNGWQTIGENNRGKALGTQVAYAGPRLSTALNTFVGEEGDGGLRLFVDAVATWKVTHAFALAATADVGRQARSGQSAALWYAAGFNARVQLSDVVAVAARVEAYRDEDGLITGAVQTLAGGTLTLELKPAEHLVLKMEARRDTSTADVFTGRATGGDGAPMLEDAETLGVLSAVAWF; encoded by the coding sequence ATGCTCGCTTCTCCACTGCCATCCCTGGTGTCCTCCCTGTTGTTGTCCCAGGCCCCTTCGCCGGAGCCGTCTCCCGATGCCGAAGCCCCGGGCCTGCTGTCTCGCCTGGAGGTGGAAGGCGGGGTGGACGTCTACTTCGGCTACAACACCAATCGCCCCGCCGACGGTGCCAGTTTCATCCCTGGCACGGGCACCACCGCCCGGCGGGACAACGAGGTCTCCATCAACCTCGCGTCGCTGGGCGTGTCGCTCGCGCCCGAGCCCGTGGGCTTCAAGGTGTTGCTGGGCTTCGGCACCGGCATCGAGGTGCTGCACCAGGCCGAGCCGGAAGGCCCGGCCATCGGGCCCGAGGTGTGGCGCCATCTCCAGCAGGCCACGGTGTCGTACGCGACGGGACCGCTCACGTTGGAGGCGGGCGTCTATCCCAGTCACATCGGTCTGGAGTCGTTCCAGTCGCGGCTCAACTGGAACTACACGCGCTCGTGGATGGGTGAGCTGTCGCCCTACTACCAGTCCGGCCTCAAGAGCACCTGGGCCTTCGATGACGCGTGGAGCGCGCAGCTCCACCTGCTCAATGGCTGGCAGACGATTGGAGAGAACAACCGCGGCAAGGCGCTGGGCACGCAGGTGGCCTACGCGGGCCCGCGGCTATCCACCGCCCTCAACACCTTCGTGGGAGAAGAAGGTGACGGTGGCCTGCGACTCTTCGTGGACGCCGTGGCCACCTGGAAGGTGACGCACGCCTTCGCGCTGGCCGCCACGGCGGACGTGGGCCGGCAGGCGCGTTCCGGACAGTCGGCGGCCCTGTGGTACGCGGCGGGCTTCAACGCGCGGGTGCAACTCTCCGACGTCGTGGCCGTTGCCGCCCGGGTGGAGGCCTATCGCGACGAGGACGGGCTCATCACGGGGGCCGTCCAGACGTTGGCGGGCGGCACCCTCACCCTGGAGTTGAAGCCCGCAGAACACCTGGTCCTCAAGATGGAGGCGCGCCGCGACACCTCCACCGCAGACGTGTTCACCGGCCGCGCCACGGGAGGGGATGGCGCGCCCATGCTCGAGGACGCCGAGACGCTCGGGGTGCTCAGCGCCGTCGCCTGGTTCTGA
- a CDS encoding cytochrome b/b6 domain-containing protein: protein MQAPERRRPQPWLIRVTHWLNVPLLLIMAASGLQILVAYPMLGPQGRPYGWYPYQGIPPPEWMRLGNWLAGARHWHFAFAWFLILNGVAYVLYLALSGEWRRRLFLPRRDTRNALDTLAFYLRVRKHAPAQGLYNGLQRLAYTGTLALGLLAVLSGLVLYKPVQFGALTSLLGGYDAARAIHLVILALLALFTVGHITLVLLHPRSLAEMVTGGRKPDA, encoded by the coding sequence GTGCAAGCCCCTGAACGACGCAGGCCTCAGCCGTGGCTCATCCGAGTCACCCACTGGCTCAACGTACCGCTGCTGCTCATCATGGCGGCCAGCGGACTCCAGATACTTGTCGCCTATCCCATGCTCGGACCACAGGGCCGGCCCTACGGCTGGTATCCCTACCAGGGCATCCCTCCACCCGAATGGATGCGGCTGGGGAACTGGCTGGCCGGCGCCCGTCACTGGCACTTCGCCTTCGCGTGGTTCCTCATCCTCAACGGCGTGGCGTACGTGCTCTACCTCGCCCTCAGCGGTGAGTGGCGCCGCCGCCTCTTCCTGCCCCGCCGCGACACACGCAACGCCCTGGACACGCTCGCCTTCTACCTGCGCGTGCGAAAACACGCGCCCGCGCAGGGGCTCTACAACGGCCTTCAGCGGCTGGCGTACACGGGCACGCTGGCGCTGGGACTGCTCGCGGTGCTCTCCGGGCTGGTCCTCTACAAGCCCGTGCAGTTCGGCGCGCTCACTTCGCTGCTAGGTGGCTACGACGCGGCGCGCGCCATCCACCTCGTCATCCTGGCGCTGCTCGCCCTGTTCACCGTGGGCCACATCACCCTGGTGCTGCTCCACCCGCGAAGCCTGGCGGAGATGGTGACGGGCGGAAGGAAGCCGGATGCCTAG
- a CDS encoding molybdopterin-dependent oxidoreductase translates to MPRHLLTRRTALLGTTALTASACDSSRPHEGFLGVMERFNARAQALLFDERRLAPELPPEETTPPGKFPEYYVSDTVPLAPSGWALRVGGLVAHPTVLTLDALQRMPRTDLRIRHHCVEGWTAVASWHGVRLSELARQVGADTRAGYVELRSFDAGYYSSWDRPSAFHPQTILAYGMNGQPLTPGHGAPLRLYSGVKLGYKMVKYLTEVNFLPEPTGGYWEDRGYEWFAGV, encoded by the coding sequence ATGCCTAGACACCTCCTCACGCGGCGCACGGCGCTGCTGGGCACCACCGCGCTCACGGCCAGCGCGTGTGACAGCAGCCGCCCTCACGAGGGCTTCCTGGGCGTCATGGAGCGCTTCAACGCGCGCGCGCAGGCCCTGTTGTTCGATGAACGCCGGCTGGCGCCGGAGCTGCCTCCCGAGGAGACGACGCCTCCAGGCAAGTTCCCCGAATACTACGTCTCCGACACGGTGCCGCTCGCGCCCTCGGGATGGGCGCTCCGAGTGGGCGGGCTCGTGGCGCACCCCACCGTGCTGACGCTGGACGCCCTCCAGCGAATGCCTCGCACGGACCTGCGCATTCGCCACCACTGCGTGGAAGGCTGGACCGCGGTGGCGTCCTGGCATGGCGTCCGCCTGAGCGAGCTGGCCCGCCAGGTGGGCGCGGACACCCGCGCGGGCTACGTGGAGCTGCGCTCGTTCGACGCGGGTTATTACTCGTCCTGGGACCGGCCCAGCGCCTTCCATCCGCAGACGATTCTGGCCTACGGAATGAACGGCCAGCCACTGACGCCCGGCCACGGCGCGCCGCTGCGCCTCTATTCGGGCGTGAAGCTGGGTTACAAGATGGTGAAGTACCTCACCGAGGTGAACTTCCTGCCCGAGCCCACCGGAGGCTACTGGGAGGACCGCGGCTACGAGTGGTTCGCGGGCGTGTGA
- a CDS encoding alpha/beta fold hydrolase → MPTTSAKDGTSLHYRVVGEGPRTVILVHGWMVSGAVWDALVERLDLTGLRLVIPDMRGSGQSGRPDGGFSLESLAHDVLAVADAVDARRFTLVGHSMGGQLVKWVAAEVPARVEGLVLLNTVPAAGLPLPPDAAGLFRTSADSREKKQTILGLACKQLSPEALEALVKDSMGVSPAAIEHVFDAWTAGGFADKLASITAPTLVLATDDAFLPAAFLREAVVSRIRGARLSYLPGPGHYPQVERPAETAALVSAFLAGSQPA, encoded by the coding sequence ATGCCCACGACTTCAGCGAAAGACGGGACTTCGCTCCACTACCGTGTCGTGGGTGAGGGTCCGCGCACGGTCATCCTGGTCCACGGTTGGATGGTATCAGGCGCGGTCTGGGATGCGCTGGTGGAGCGCCTGGACCTGACGGGGCTGCGGCTGGTGATTCCGGACATGCGGGGCTCGGGTCAGTCGGGCCGGCCGGACGGAGGCTTCAGTCTGGAGTCGCTGGCGCACGACGTGCTGGCCGTGGCGGACGCCGTGGACGCGCGGCGCTTCACGCTGGTGGGGCACAGCATGGGCGGCCAGCTGGTGAAGTGGGTGGCCGCGGAAGTGCCGGCGCGCGTGGAGGGGCTGGTGCTCCTCAACACGGTGCCCGCCGCGGGTCTTCCGCTGCCTCCGGATGCGGCGGGGCTGTTCCGCACGTCGGCGGACAGCCGCGAGAAGAAGCAGACCATCCTCGGACTCGCGTGCAAGCAGTTGTCGCCGGAGGCCCTGGAGGCGTTGGTGAAGGACTCGATGGGCGTCAGCCCGGCGGCCATCGAGCACGTCTTCGACGCGTGGACGGCGGGTGGCTTCGCCGACAAGCTGGCCTCGATTACGGCGCCCACGCTGGTGTTGGCCACGGACGACGCCTTCCTGCCGGCGGCCTTCCTGCGGGAGGCGGTGGTGTCGAGGATTCGCGGCGCGCGCCTGTCGTACCTTCCCGGCCCCGGTCATTACCCACAGGTGGAGCGCCCGGCGGAGACGGCGGCGCTGGTGTCCGCCTTCCTCGCCGGCTCCCAGCCGGCCTGA
- a CDS encoding DNA methyltransferase has protein sequence MVDEQAGATGAAKRTVYCEDALVWLEARPVLEGSSAIASLPDWSEFPSLSLAEWKAWFIRAAALILARVPPEGVAIFYQTDVKDEGTWVDKGYLVARAAEEVGVDLLWHKVVCRRPPGTVTFGRPAYSHMLCFSRGVRVDMAKSTPDVLPEAGEVTWTRGMGVEACLIACRFILEHTRTRTVVDPFCGHGTVLAVANALGLDAVGVELSRKRARKARNLRAELMDGTLVLSGAHGTGAPVGDDDAL, from the coding sequence ATGGTGGACGAACAGGCAGGCGCCACGGGCGCGGCGAAGCGCACGGTGTACTGCGAAGACGCACTCGTTTGGCTGGAGGCGCGACCGGTGTTGGAGGGCAGCTCGGCCATCGCGTCCCTGCCGGACTGGTCCGAGTTCCCGTCCCTGTCGCTGGCGGAGTGGAAGGCCTGGTTCATCCGCGCCGCGGCGCTCATCCTCGCGCGCGTGCCGCCCGAAGGCGTGGCCATCTTCTACCAGACGGACGTGAAGGACGAGGGCACCTGGGTGGACAAGGGCTACCTGGTGGCCCGCGCCGCGGAGGAGGTGGGCGTTGACCTGCTCTGGCACAAGGTGGTGTGCCGGCGGCCGCCCGGGACGGTGACGTTCGGCCGGCCCGCGTACTCCCACATGCTGTGCTTCTCGCGCGGCGTCCGCGTGGACATGGCGAAGTCCACGCCGGACGTCCTGCCCGAAGCGGGCGAGGTGACGTGGACGCGCGGCATGGGCGTGGAGGCGTGTCTCATCGCGTGCCGCTTCATCCTGGAGCACACCCGCACGCGCACGGTGGTGGACCCCTTCTGTGGCCACGGCACCGTGCTGGCCGTGGCCAACGCGCTGGGTCTGGACGCGGTGGGCGTGGAGCTCAGCCGCAAGCGGGCGCGCAAGGCCCGCAACCTGCGCGCGGAGCTGATGGACGGCACGCTTGTCCTGTCAGGCGCCCATGGCACGGGCGCGCCTGTGGGCGACGACGACGCGCTGTAG
- a CDS encoding EamA family transporter: MSRVLTKPGPVTVAVLTLLVAMASIQTGASLAKQVFPVLGAAGATALRVFFAALILAAVFRPWRQRLTRKDLRAVAIYGAALGGMNLTFYLALERIPLGIAVAIEFTGPLALAIFSTRRALDFVWALLAVAGILLILPLSETSRSLDWMGVFWALVAATCWALYILFGQRAGGTVHGGTAASLGMCVAALLVMPFGVAHAGMKLLDVSLLPIILCVAVLSSALPYSLEMYALKALPTRTFGILMSLEPALAAVSGLLLLDERLSLVQWAAIGCIILASVGSSATSRKPVEAVAAS, encoded by the coding sequence ATGTCTCGAGTCTTGACGAAGCCGGGGCCGGTCACGGTGGCGGTCCTGACGTTGCTCGTCGCGATGGCCTCCATCCAGACGGGCGCTTCGCTGGCCAAGCAAGTCTTCCCCGTCTTGGGCGCGGCGGGGGCCACGGCGCTTCGCGTGTTCTTCGCGGCGCTCATCCTGGCGGCGGTGTTCCGGCCCTGGCGGCAGCGGCTCACCCGCAAGGACTTGCGGGCCGTGGCCATCTACGGCGCGGCGCTGGGCGGGATGAACCTGACCTTCTACCTGGCGCTGGAGCGCATCCCGCTGGGCATCGCCGTCGCCATCGAGTTCACCGGGCCGCTCGCCCTGGCCATCTTCTCCACGCGCCGGGCGCTCGACTTCGTGTGGGCGCTGCTGGCCGTGGCAGGCATCCTGCTGATTCTGCCGCTGTCGGAGACGTCGCGGTCGCTGGACTGGATGGGCGTCTTCTGGGCACTGGTGGCCGCCACCTGCTGGGCGCTGTACATCCTCTTCGGTCAGCGGGCCGGAGGCACCGTCCACGGCGGCACGGCGGCGTCGCTGGGGATGTGCGTCGCGGCGCTGCTCGTCATGCCCTTCGGGGTCGCGCACGCCGGCATGAAGCTGCTGGACGTGTCGCTGCTTCCCATCATCCTGTGCGTGGCCGTGCTGTCGAGCGCGCTGCCGTACTCGTTGGAGATGTATGCCCTCAAGGCGCTCCCCACGCGCACGTTCGGCATCCTGATGAGCCTGGAGCCGGCGCTGGCCGCCGTGTCCGGGCTGCTGCTGCTGGATGAGCGGCTGTCGCTGGTGCAGTGGGCGGCCATCGGCTGCATCATCCTGGCGTCCGTGGGCAGCTCCGCGACGTCGCGCAAGCCCGTTGAAGCCGTCGCCGCGAGCTGA
- a CDS encoding sensor histidine kinase produces MSPRSAGRQALLSSFRRWTRAQDAAEVLAASGLGAWLALCAFVPSLLAMTAWAPGARSFFGIHFGTALLCAAPMLTSGVLFSLVHRRRRRIEPWGWGWLIFGVATMHFFVAALMALSAPPGAAVIASLFLFTTAFHGRLHRVTPRQPFLALGTALALALALPLRGSDEHLALFGVIGPAALTAQLYLGTFAVQHDRARADAERLRAAVHAQLLEQQERDVGRLSQALSEILGYHHDIDNALMAAGSAADMLAVVGAHRPGPGRTEFDDLLRQLNDNLTQIRDMMMDARNKGRRHAGMEPEPVELAPVLDSVQASVGLRFPDVDIQVEVEQPSPPLRALMRGGAPTLRRVVENLVLNACEGNGEEGAARVHIHARVEPLSGRLEVTITDDGPGFPPGQLSRPAEALYTSKSHATGLGLYTSECLLRASGGMLHRRNATGGGAVLRMVLPREYR; encoded by the coding sequence ATGAGTCCGCGCTCCGCCGGGCGACAGGCCCTCCTGTCCTCGTTCCGGCGGTGGACGCGCGCCCAGGATGCCGCGGAGGTGCTGGCCGCCTCGGGCCTGGGCGCGTGGCTCGCGCTCTGTGCCTTCGTGCCGAGCCTGCTGGCCATGACGGCCTGGGCCCCCGGCGCGCGGAGCTTCTTCGGCATCCACTTCGGCACCGCGCTGCTGTGCGCCGCGCCCATGTTGACCAGCGGCGTCCTGTTCTCGCTCGTCCACCGGCGGCGCCGCCGCATCGAGCCCTGGGGCTGGGGGTGGCTCATCTTCGGCGTGGCGACGATGCACTTCTTCGTGGCCGCGCTGATGGCCCTGTCGGCGCCGCCAGGGGCCGCCGTCATCGCCTCGCTGTTCCTCTTCACCACCGCCTTCCATGGCCGGCTGCACCGGGTGACGCCGCGCCAGCCCTTCCTCGCCCTGGGCACCGCGCTGGCCCTGGCGCTGGCCCTGCCCCTGCGCGGCAGCGACGAACACCTGGCCCTCTTCGGCGTCATCGGACCCGCGGCGCTCACCGCCCAGCTCTATCTGGGGACCTTCGCCGTGCAGCATGACCGGGCCCGCGCGGACGCGGAGCGCCTGCGCGCCGCCGTGCACGCGCAACTGCTGGAGCAGCAGGAGCGCGACGTGGGCCGCCTGTCGCAGGCGCTGTCGGAAATCCTGGGCTACCACCACGACATCGACAACGCGCTCATGGCGGCGGGCAGCGCGGCGGACATGCTGGCCGTGGTGGGCGCGCACCGCCCGGGCCCCGGCCGCACCGAGTTCGACGACCTGCTCCGGCAGCTCAACGACAACCTGACGCAGATACGGGACATGATGATGGACGCCCGCAACAAGGGGCGGCGCCATGCCGGCATGGAGCCGGAGCCCGTGGAGCTGGCGCCGGTGCTGGACTCGGTGCAGGCCAGCGTGGGCCTGCGCTTCCCGGACGTGGACATCCAGGTGGAGGTGGAGCAGCCCTCCCCGCCCCTGCGCGCCCTGATGCGCGGCGGCGCGCCCACGCTGCGCCGCGTGGTGGAGAACCTGGTGCTCAACGCCTGCGAGGGCAACGGCGAGGAAGGCGCCGCGCGGGTCCACATCCATGCGCGCGTGGAGCCGCTCAGCGGGCGCCTGGAGGTCACGATTACAGATGATGGCCCCGGCTTCCCGCCCGGCCAGCTCAGCCGCCCCGCCGAGGCGCTGTACACCAGCAAGTCCCACGCGACGGGCCTGGGCCTCTACACCAGCGAGTGCCTCCTGCGCGCCAGCGGCGGCATGCTGCACCGGCGGAACGCGACAGGGGGCGGCGCCGTGCTCCGCATGGTCCTTCCCAGGGAGTACCGATGA
- a CDS encoding SAM-dependent methyltransferase: MNAEAVQPEWRRDEVSAYYEAKTERLLQRYGPGPRVHYHSGLVDVVPPPGASSEVLRDTVHSAQEALLMELARAVGRFPDGGEVVDVGCGLGGGALYWATEHQAHVTAVTNVPSHVALVRGFAEAAGVSARVRPILCDALSVPGRAAFDAVVAVESACYLPRAEWFRRTRTLLKPGGVLAIADCFLCRPELAPGFDRYWRTRIGSLDEYLSAAHAAGLELEVRDDVSSRVVGFWSLTLELMVHERASAHPTQHPLRALAQAGRGESSREHLRLQQALMDGGLEYGLLVLRRVD, encoded by the coding sequence ATGAACGCCGAAGCCGTGCAACCCGAGTGGAGACGCGACGAGGTGAGCGCGTACTACGAGGCGAAGACGGAGCGGCTGCTCCAACGCTATGGGCCCGGCCCACGCGTGCACTATCACTCCGGGCTGGTGGACGTGGTGCCGCCGCCCGGCGCGTCCTCGGAGGTGCTGCGCGACACGGTCCATTCCGCGCAGGAAGCGCTGCTGATGGAGCTGGCGCGCGCCGTGGGCCGCTTCCCGGACGGCGGCGAGGTGGTGGACGTCGGCTGTGGCCTGGGCGGCGGCGCGCTCTACTGGGCCACCGAGCATCAGGCGCACGTGACGGCCGTGACGAACGTGCCCTCGCATGTCGCGCTGGTGCGCGGCTTCGCGGAGGCCGCGGGCGTGAGCGCGCGCGTGCGCCCCATCCTCTGTGACGCCCTCTCCGTGCCGGGCCGCGCGGCCTTCGACGCGGTGGTGGCGGTGGAGAGCGCCTGCTACCTGCCGCGCGCCGAGTGGTTCCGCCGCACGCGGACGCTGCTGAAGCCAGGCGGCGTGCTGGCCATCGCCGACTGCTTCCTCTGCCGTCCGGAGCTGGCCCCTGGCTTTGACCGGTATTGGCGCACGCGCATCGGCTCGCTCGATGAGTACCTGTCCGCCGCGCACGCCGCGGGGTTGGAGCTGGAGGTCCGCGACGACGTGTCCTCACGCGTGGTGGGCTTCTGGTCGCTGACACTGGAATTGATGGTGCATGAGCGCGCTTCGGCACACCCCACCCAGCATCCCCTGCGTGCGCTCGCTCAGGCCGGCCGCGGCGAATCCAGCCGCGAGCACCTGCGCCTGCAGCAGGCGTTGATGGACGGCGGTCTGGAGTACGGGCTGCTCGTGCTCCGGCGGGTGGACTGA
- a CDS encoding metallophosphoesterase family protein yields the protein MPFKFVHAADLHLDTPFRGVATQGPLLGRFQDSTFRALTRITEVCLRERVAFLLLAGDLFDVKDRSVRARLALRRELGRLDAAGISTFIVHGNHDPLSGDTGALGLPPSVKVFGPDWEEVEVKREGRRLCRVQGISYPDVEVRDDLSARFRRTGDGFSVGLLHANLGRAEGHANYAPCTTAGLGSRGLDYWALGHVHTRAEHMLPGGGVAVYPGNPQGRHANETGPRGCMLVEVEDGGMRRRFIPVDGVRWHKLEVPLSGVSTLDGLLATVMEGVEARCAPELDGHAVRLTLTGRGPLHRELARPGALAQLEVDLREQLARSHPPVLLESLRDSSRPEVDLEAVCAAGGFARTLLDEVGFLAEDPAALARLWEEEAMGALSQRLKRLGVDALEAPRAEWVVQAGLHGVESLHEEETS from the coding sequence ATGCCCTTCAAGTTCGTTCATGCCGCCGACCTGCACCTGGACACGCCTTTCCGGGGCGTCGCGACCCAGGGGCCGCTCCTGGGACGCTTCCAGGATTCGACGTTCCGAGCGCTCACGCGCATCACGGAGGTGTGCCTGCGAGAACGGGTGGCCTTCCTGCTGCTCGCCGGAGACCTCTTCGATGTGAAGGACCGCTCGGTGCGCGCGCGGCTGGCGCTGCGGCGCGAGTTGGGCCGGCTGGACGCTGCGGGCATCTCCACCTTCATCGTCCACGGCAACCATGACCCGCTGAGCGGAGACACCGGCGCGCTGGGGCTTCCGCCGTCGGTGAAGGTGTTCGGCCCGGACTGGGAAGAAGTGGAGGTGAAGCGCGAGGGCCGGAGACTGTGCCGCGTGCAGGGCATCTCCTATCCGGACGTGGAGGTGCGCGACGACCTCTCCGCGCGCTTCCGCCGCACCGGGGATGGCTTCAGCGTGGGACTGCTGCACGCCAACCTGGGCCGCGCGGAGGGCCACGCCAACTACGCGCCCTGCACCACCGCGGGTCTGGGCTCGCGCGGGCTGGATTACTGGGCGCTGGGCCACGTCCACACGCGCGCCGAGCACATGCTCCCCGGCGGCGGCGTGGCGGTGTACCCCGGCAACCCGCAGGGCCGGCACGCGAACGAAACCGGCCCGCGCGGTTGCATGTTGGTGGAGGTGGAGGACGGCGGCATGCGGCGGCGCTTCATCCCCGTGGACGGGGTGCGCTGGCACAAGCTGGAGGTTCCGCTGTCCGGCGTCAGCACGCTGGACGGACTGCTGGCCACGGTGATGGAGGGCGTGGAGGCTCGCTGCGCGCCCGAGCTGGACGGCCACGCGGTGCGACTCACCCTCACCGGAAGAGGTCCGCTGCACCGCGAGCTGGCCCGTCCCGGCGCGCTGGCACAGTTGGAGGTGGACCTGCGCGAACAGCTCGCGAGGAGTCACCCACCAGTGCTGTTGGAGTCGCTGCGGGACAGCAGCCGGCCGGAGGTGGACCTGGAGGCGGTGTGCGCGGCGGGCGGCTTCGCGCGCACGCTGCTGGACGAGGTGGGCTTCCTCGCGGAGGACCCGGCGGCGCTGGCGCGGTTGTGGGAAGAGGAGGCCATGGGCGCGCTGAGCCAGCGGCTGAAGCGGCTGGGCGTGGACGCGCTGGAGGCGCCTCGCGCGGAGTGGGTGGTGCAGGCCGGGCTGCACGGCGTGGAGTCGCTGCATGAGGAGGAGACGTCATGA